CAGCCCGCCGATTCCTGACAGGAGACCAGAGTGACCTGCGTCACAGGAGTCAGAGGGCTTCGGTCAGGACCGGAGGACCGAAATCGCCCGCCGCCCAACGCTGCGTCGCCCGCTCCAGCTTGTCCGGATTGACCTGGCTGCGCACCGCGACGATGCCCTCGTCCGTGCGCTCCAGGCACATGATGCCGAAGACACGCCCGTCGACCACCGCGACGACCGCAGGGCCGCCGTTGACCGTGGCGGCATAGAGGTCGGGGGAACCGCCGACCAGGTCCCGCTTGGCCCGGGCCGGCTTGAACAACCCGCGCAGGAACTTCGCCACCGCACGTGCGCCCTCGAAGGCACTGGCCCGGGCCGGCACCTTGCCGCCGCCGTCGCCCACCGCGGTGGCGTCCGAGGTGAGCAGCTTGATCAACGGCTGGGTCTCACCACTGGTCGCCGCAGCGAGGAACTCCTCGACGATCCGGCGCACGGCCGCGTCGTCGATCTCGACCCGCGCCCTGCCCTGCGCCACATGCTTCTTCGCGCGATGGAAGATCTGCTGGCTAGCCGCCTCACTCAGGTCCAGGATCTCGGCGATCTCCCGGTGGGAGTACGCGAAGGCCTCGCGAAGCACGTACACCGCCCGCTCGTTGGGCGAGAGCCGCTCCAGGAGGACCATCACGGCGTACGACACCGACTCGCGCTGCTCGACCGTCTCCGCCGGGCCCAGCAGCGGGTCCCCTTCGAGCAACGGTTCGGGCAGCCACTGGC
This portion of the Streptomyces canus genome encodes:
- a CDS encoding RNA polymerase sigma-70 factor — its product is MALTFSDVDRFEAARPRLEAIAYRMLGSASESEDAVQETYLRWQAADVGRIEVPEAWLTKVLTNLCLNQLTSARARRETYVGQWLPEPLLEGDPLLGPAETVEQRESVSYAVMVLLERLSPNERAVYVLREAFAYSHREIAEILDLSEAASQQIFHRAKKHVAQGRARVEIDDAAVRRIVEEFLAAATSGETQPLIKLLTSDATAVGDGGGKVPARASAFEGARAVAKFLRGLFKPARAKRDLVGGSPDLYAATVNGGPAVVAVVDGRVFGIMCLERTDEGIVAVRSQVNPDKLERATQRWAAGDFGPPVLTEAL